The sequence ACAATATCATATTCTTCATCAAATAAATCAAACACACGGTCCATCGAAGCAATCGATTGCGTGAGTGTTGTCGATGAATTAACAAGTCGACGCAACGGGTTATACAGCCGGTCAATATACCCAGTAAAAGCAACTAATGTCCCAACCGTTAAGTTTCCTTGAATAACTTCATAAGCAGCATAACCTATAACAAGCAGTGGTGATATGTCTGTGATTGTATTAACGACTGCAAACGCCTTTGCATACCAACTCGTATGATTTAACGCTTTTTGTAAAAAATTAGAATTTGTTTCATGAAATAGCTTTTGCTCATGCTCTTCAATAGCAAAACTTTTTATGACAGCTACTCCCTGAACGCGTTCATGCAAATATCCTTGTACTTCAGCTAATGCTTGTGAACGACTTCGGGTCAATTTCCTTAAATTACCAAAGAAATATTTTATTGAAAAGGCATAAAATGGAAACATTAACAATGACACAAAAGTTAATTTAACATCCATTGAAAACATAATCGTAGCAGTAATAATAATCGTTGTTAAATCAATCCATACGTTCATTAATCCCGTTACGACAAAGTCCTTCGTTTGTTCGACATCATTTATCACCCTGGAAATAATTTCGCCAGTTTTCTTATTTGAATAGTACTTTAGGCCCAATCTCTGTAAATGATTGTATAACTTTTGTCGAATATCAAATAAAACTTTATTTGCTGTCCATTGAGCAAAATATTGACGATAATATTCAACTGGTGGACGTAAAAGAATAAAAATAACCGCCATCATTCCAACTGCCCACCATAATTGCGTAAACTTCTCTTGTTTTGTCAATGCATCATTAACAATAACATCATCAATTAAAAATTTTGCTAGTAGTGGAATCAATAATGGAATAGCGAATTTAATAATTCCAATAAAAAGTGTAGCGATAATTTGAACTCGGTACGGTTTAACGAATTGCATGTACCGCTTCATGCTCCCCATATATTTCTCTCCCTTAAAAATGAATCCGAACCAATGTCCATTGATTCGGTATTTTCATCTTCATATTCATTTATTAAAACTTTCGATAGGTTAAAAATCGCTCATACCATTGATCAATAAAATCAGGTGCAAATGGCCCTTTTTTTTGATGAATCCAATCAATAAGTTTGTCCATATTTGCTTTCAAAATTTTATCAATTACTTCTGGATACCCCATCAATTTTCGGTGTTCTTCATATTCATCTTCATCGAGTAATACATAAGTCATATCTGGGAAAACTTTTATATCTAAATCATAGTCGATATATTTTAATGCTTCATCATCAAAAACAAATGGCGAACTTAAATTACAATAATAGTGAATACCATCTTCTCTTAACATCCCTAAAATATTAAACCAGCATTGAGAATGGAAATAACAAATTGCCGGTTCTCTCGTAATCCATGTTCGACCGTCAGACTCAGTAACAGTTGTGCGGTCGTTTCCCCCGATAATTACGTTTTTCGTCCCTTTTAAAACTGTCGTCTCCTCCCAGATACGATGAATATGTCCATTATGTTTGTAACTATGTATTTGAATTGTTTCTCCTTCCATGGGAATCCCCATTTTAATCCCTACTTTCTATTTCCGACCATATATCAAGTTTAAATTTTCTCTTTTACACCGGTCCTCAATTTTCTAATCTCTTTTGAATTGATTTTGTTGTTATTTTTATATTATAACGTTTCCTTTCCATTTTTAAAACAAATGCTCCTAACCAAATATTAATTTCTTACAATTCACCATTTATTACAGATGAAATTTCCTGACTATGTGTTTTTAACATACAAAAAAGGTGCCTCCGATTAAGAAGCACCTTTTTTGAATGTAAGGATTTTGATTCCTTTTAAGTACTGATAAATAGTTTGCACATATTAACTATGTTATGAGTTTTGGCCTTTGTTAGATTCTGCCTTTTGATTTTGACGACGAACTTCTTTTGCATTCGTTTCGCTAGCAAATTCAGTACCAAATTGACCTTGTCCAGCAGATTGAGCGTTTTGTTGTCTTACTTCTTGAAAGTTTGTACCAGTTTGTTCTTTATTGTTTTTTGCCATGTTTATCACCTCCACATATCATAAGATGTCCAATTGAAGGTGAGGTTATCCATTTTTTTTATAGAAATTCCAGGAGTTTTTTAAAAAAAGGAGAATAACTATACGAGTAGTGATCTTCCACCGTCTACAATTAACGTTTGTCCACGTATCATAGAGGATTGATCAGAAATGAAAAACATAATGGCATTAACCATATCCTCCATTTCGACCATTTTCCCTGCAGGCGTATTTTTTCTCGCATCTTCCAGCAATTCTTCACGGTTTGGAAAATGTTTTAACGCTTCTGTGTCGATTGCACCACCTGAAACAGCATTAACGATAATATTTTTTGGAGCTAACTCTACTGCCAAATAGCGAGTTAGAGCTTCCAATGCCGCCTTCGAAACACCGACAAGGGTGTAATTTTCTAAATAACGAATCGAACCAATTGAACTAATGCTGACAATTTTCCCGCCACCATTTCGTTCCATCAATTTCGCAGCTTCTTGGGCACAAAATAAAAGGGCTTTACTATTAATATTCATCGTCCAATTCCAGTGAGTTTCCTCAATATCCATAACTGGGCGCAATACACCAGAAGCCGCATTATTGACAAGAACATCTAAACGACCGAAAGCCTTGTCAATTTCTTGAAACATTGCTTTTATTTTATCAACATCCCCAACATGTGCTCGGACAACGAGTGATTTTCTACCTAATTGTTCAATTTCCTTAGCTGTTTCTTCCGCAGCCGATTTACTTCGAACGTAATTAATAACAATATCATATCCTTCTTCTGCGAGTCGGATTGCTGTTTTTTTACCAATACCACGACTTGCTCCGGTAACTAAAGCAACTTTATTAGACATATTATTTCATCCTTTCATTCATTCTAAAAAATAGTCGTTCGCTTCTTAAAATATAACGAACACAATGTTTATTCATGAATATTCACCTAATATGTAACAAAAACTATGAAAAAAGAGGTGTTCTTCTATGTATGATGGTCGAGATATGACAGAGCTAACGATGATGTCACTAGCTGATTGGCAAGATCATGAACTGATCTTTTTTCAACGGTCCTTTCAACAAATTATGCCTTATTTAAATCAAGAAGGTCAATCCATATATAAAAAAATTATTAATGAAATTGAAGAGCGAGGGGGATTAAAACAGCTACAAACGGATGATACACCTTCTAATCAATATTCATAAAAAAATCACCAATAAAAGAAGCAATTGATGTTATTTGTCAATTGCTTCTTCTTGGCTAATAGGAAGGCTTGGCTCTAGCAACATTACATCAAATCCGAAAAACTCTTTTTCCAGCGAACTCTAAGCTCTTTGGTTCCTAAAGGCTCTAGCATCTCCGAGTTTTCTTTATTCTATATATGCTTGCCATACTTTTTGATATGGAACGGGAAGAGGATATTGACTTAATTCATCAATGGAAACGAGTTTAAAGGTATTTGTCTCTTGAATGTCTCCGGTAATTTCCCCTGTGAAAGCATGAATTTTCCA comes from Bacillus andreraoultii and encodes:
- a CDS encoding ABC transporter ATP-binding protein, which translates into the protein MGSMKRYMQFVKPYRVQIIATLFIGIIKFAIPLLIPLLAKFLIDDVIVNDALTKQEKFTQLWWAVGMMAVIFILLRPPVEYYRQYFAQWTANKVLFDIRQKLYNHLQRLGLKYYSNKKTGEIISRVINDVEQTKDFVVTGLMNVWIDLTTIIITATIMFSMDVKLTFVSLLMFPFYAFSIKYFFGNLRKLTRSRSQALAEVQGYLHERVQGVAVIKSFAIEEHEQKLFHETNSNFLQKALNHTSWYAKAFAVVNTITDISPLLVIGYAAYEVIQGNLTVGTLVAFTGYIDRLYNPLRRLVNSSTTLTQSIASMDRVFDLFDEEYDIVDCENAKSLKKAEGRIQFDSVSFKYEEDTRYVLKKINLSIEKGQTIAFVGMSGGGKSTLVSLLPRFYDVTEGRIFLDGIDIRELKVKDLRDQIGMVLQDSILFSDTVKENILLGRPNATGEEVIEAAKLANAYEFIMNLPEGFDTKVGERGVKLSGGQKQRIAIARLFLKDPSIIVLDEATSALDLESEHLIQEALDNLARHRTTLIVAHRLSTITHADRIVLVEHGEIVEMGTHEELMKKKGNYYHLFTVQQLE
- the ntdP gene encoding nucleoside tri-diphosphate phosphatase; this encodes MGIPMEGETIQIHSYKHNGHIHRIWEETTVLKGTKNVIIGGNDRTTVTESDGRTWITREPAICYFHSQCWFNILGMLREDGIHYYCNLSSPFVFDDEALKYIDYDLDIKVFPDMTYVLLDEDEYEEHRKLMGYPEVIDKILKANMDKLIDWIHQKKGPFAPDFIDQWYERFLTYRKF
- a CDS encoding gamma-type small acid-soluble spore protein, yielding MAKNNKEQTGTNFQEVRQQNAQSAGQGQFGTEFASETNAKEVRRQNQKAESNKGQNS
- the fabL gene encoding enoyl-[acyl-carrier-protein] reductase FabL, which produces MSNKVALVTGASRGIGKKTAIRLAEEGYDIVINYVRSKSAAEETAKEIEQLGRKSLVVRAHVGDVDKIKAMFQEIDKAFGRLDVLVNNAASGVLRPVMDIEETHWNWTMNINSKALLFCAQEAAKLMERNGGGKIVSISSIGSIRYLENYTLVGVSKAALEALTRYLAVELAPKNIIVNAVSGGAIDTEALKHFPNREELLEDARKNTPAGKMVEMEDMVNAIMFFISDQSSMIRGQTLIVDGGRSLLV